The sequence GGGGTGCTCGGTGCAGAACTGGAAATAGCCCATCGGCACGCTGGTCTGCGCGCCGGGCGCCATGTTGGCGGCGAAGCTGGAGAGCATCGCCACCGTCTTCTCCGCCTGTGCGGGCTCGGCGGGCGTCAGCACCGCCGCAAAGGCAGCCGCAACAACCGCCTGACCCGCCGCGAGAAGGGCCCGTTCGAGCCTCTTTTTCATCGCGTACCTCATCCCTGTCACTGGATGAGAGCTTAGCGCGAAGGATTTTATACGCGTCTAAGCGATGGCGACGATTCATCACTACGACGGATAGAGAACGTTAATAGGTTTTTTATTGGCGTTAACCAAAGCAATAGGCAAACTGTTCATCACGCCGCTTAAGCCGGCGGAAACGGGTTTCGGCCCGGTGCGGCGCGGTGCGACCTTGCCGCCATGCGGCGGGACGCCTATGTGAACGGTGTGCTTGAACCGCCCCGCCTTGCCGCCCACAGACGCGAACCGCTTCTCAACGTGCCGCCGGTGATTACCGTGCTGGCGGCGGCGATGCTGCTCATCCAGCTGGTGCGCGACTGGGTGGATGTGGAGACGGGCATCGAGATTCTGGCGCTCTTCGCCTTCATTCCCGCCCGTTACGATCCCTCCGTTCTCGCCGAGGGTGTGCTGCCGGGCGGCGCGGCGGCGGATGCGTGGACCTTCATCACCTATGCCTTCCTGCATGGCGGCTGGGCCCATGTCGGGCTGAATCTCCTCTGGATGCTGGCCTTCGGCACGCCGGTGGCGCGGCGTTTCGGCGTGCTGCGCTTCCTGCTGTTCTTCGCCTTCACGGCGGCGGCGGGGGCGGGGCTGCATCTCGTCACCCATGAGGGCGAACTGGTGCCGATGATCGGCGCTTCGGCGGCGGTGTCCGGCTTCATGGCGGCGGCGCTGCGCTTCATGTTCGCCGATGGCGGGCAGGTGTGGCGGCCGGGCGTCGCGGAGCAGGCCGTCCATGCGCCGGCGCCGCCGCTGATGGACGTGATGCGCGACCGGCGGGTGATCGGCTTCGTTGCCGTGTGGTTCGTCATCAACCTCGCCTTCGGCCTCGGCGAACCCGCCGGACTGGTCGATGGCAGCATCGCCTGGCAGGCGCATATGGGCGGCTTCCTCGCCGGTTTGCTGGCGTTCCCGCTGTTCGACCCCATCCGCCGCCGTCCCGGCAGCGACAGCTATTCCCGCACCTCCCGCTTCTAAGTCGCCGAACTGTTTGCGGCCGCGCCCCTTGCCTGCCGGAAGGTTAAGGCGGATCATTCCGCCATGGCTCGCCCCGATGTGGGGAAGAAGCCGAACAAGGCGGGCGGTGAATGGAGCGCGTTCCAGCCGTCCCGCATTCCGGGAAGGAGGCTTGCATGACGGTTCGGACGATTCTTGAGGAAAAGGGCTTCGATGTTCAGACGATCGCCCCCGAGGCGACGCTGCGCGAGGCGACGGAGCTTCTGGCGGCCAAGCGCATCGGCGCCATCGTGGTGACGGACCCCGAGCGGCGGGTCGTCGGCATTCTTTCGGAGCGCGACGTGGTGCGCGTGATCGGCCTCGACGGGCCCGGCCGGCTCGACGACACGGTCGGCTCGGTGATGACTTCGCGCGTCGTCACCTGTGAGGGCAATGAGACGGTTCACCAGATCATGGAGCACATGACCGCCGGCCGCTTCCGCCATCTGCCGGTGGTGCAGGGTGGCAAGCTGATCGGCATCATCTCCATCGGCGACGTGGTCAAGCACCGCCTGGCCGAAATGGAGCGCGAGAGCCACGCCATGCGGGAATACATCCTCTCGGCGTGATCGCAGCTGTGTAACTGCGTCATCCCGGACGGCCGCAGGTCGGTCCGGGATCGCGTGCACACGGGGAGCGGTCCCGGCTTTGCGCCTTCGCCGCCGGCCGGGATGACGGCGAAGCAAACGGCCGGAAGCTGGCGCCGCTAGAAGCGCGGCGTGTCGGTCTTCTTCGTCAGCCCATAGACCTTGGCCGGGTCGAACAGCGGGCCGTCATCATTGACGGCGAGCGTCAATTCGGGCGTCGGCGCCGCGCCCAGCGGCACGGAGCGGAAGAAGCAGGAGCGATGCCCGGTGTGACAGGCCGCGCCGGGCACGCCGGGGCCGAGCGGGGGCATGCGCACGCGCAGGACCACCGCGTCCTGGTCGCAATCGACCCGCAACTCGACCAACTGCTGGAGGTGGCCGCTTTCCTCACCCTTCTTCCACAGCCGCCCGCGCGAGCGGCTGAAATAATGCGCCACGCCGGTCTCGATGGTCAGGGCCAGCGCCTGCGCGTTCATATGCGCGACCATGAG comes from Ancylobacter polymorphus and encodes:
- a CDS encoding rhomboid family intramembrane serine protease — encoded protein: MRRDAYVNGVLEPPRLAAHRREPLLNVPPVITVLAAAMLLIQLVRDWVDVETGIEILALFAFIPARYDPSVLAEGVLPGGAAADAWTFITYAFLHGGWAHVGLNLLWMLAFGTPVARRFGVLRFLLFFAFTAAAGAGLHLVTHEGELVPMIGASAAVSGFMAAALRFMFADGGQVWRPGVAEQAVHAPAPPLMDVMRDRRVIGFVAVWFVINLAFGLGEPAGLVDGSIAWQAHMGGFLAGLLAFPLFDPIRRRPGSDSYSRTSRF
- a CDS encoding CBS domain-containing protein, which translates into the protein MTVRTILEEKGFDVQTIAPEATLREATELLAAKRIGAIVVTDPERRVVGILSERDVVRVIGLDGPGRLDDTVGSVMTSRVVTCEGNETVHQIMEHMTAGRFRHLPVVQGGKLIGIISIGDVVKHRLAEMERESHAMREYILSA
- the hisI gene encoding phosphoribosyl-AMP cyclohydrolase; the encoded protein is MTEISFAPRGSKAEIEEGERLSPKFDADGLLTAVTVDADDGTVLMVAHMNAQALALTIETGVAHYFSRSRGRLWKKGEESGHLQQLVELRVDCDQDAVVLRVRMPPLGPGVPGAACHTGHRSCFFRSVPLGAAPTPELTLAVNDDGPLFDPAKVYGLTKKTDTPRF